CCACCGTGCAGCCGGACGGCGCCACGCCGCGGTGGTCCCGCACGACCGTGCTCTTCGACTTCGCCGACGACATGTTCGCCGCCGCGAAGGGCGAGGAGATGACCAGGGCTCTGATCGCTCAGGGCATGGCGCCGGGTTGCAGTCCCGTCGGCTGGAACACGTTCGGAGGCGACCAGTTCGCGCAGACCGTCGCGGTGGGCTGGGTGCTGGGCGATCTCGAGCCGCTGCCCGGCAGCGGCTCGGCAGCGTTCAACCGCGCCGTCGTCACCAGGGTTCGCCCGGTGTGGGACGAACTCACGGCGCTGCCACGAGCGCAACAGCTCGCACGGATCAACGCGATGCGCACGGCCGCTCTCTCCTGCGAGGGCGACGCGTTCGAGGTGCTCAAAGGCGGTCCGTCCCGGTGAGATGGCTGATGCTGTACGCGCACTCGCGCCAGGTACCCGCGTCGCTCGCCACGGTGCTGATCAGCGCCGTGGCCGTGTGGGCGCTCACTCGGGACGGCAGCACCGCGCCGGCCGGGTCCCACCTGCCCGCGGTCGTCCTCACCGCGGGCGCCATGGCCCTCTCGACCGGACTCGGCGGGCAGGACCTCGACCTGGACCGCAGTGCCGCGATCCGCTGGGCGCCCCGCAGAGCCGCGCACGTCCTGATCGGCGGCGCGATCGTCGGCACCGTGCTGCTGACCGTGCAAGCGCTGGGCCAGGACCTGGCGACCACCGCGTTCGTCGCCCGGGACTGCGCGGGACTGACCGGGCTGGCCGCCCTCGGTGCGTCCGTCGCGGGAGGGCGGTACGCCTGGGCGTTCCCCTTCACCTGGCTCGCGTTCGCGTTCCTCGCGCCGCCCCCGGCAACCACGGTGCCCCTACAGGTGGCGACCTGGATGCTGCTACCGGCCGGCACGCCTGCGGCGACCTGGACGGCACTGTGCCTCGCGGTGGTCGGCACGGCGCTCTACGCCCTCGCGGGACCGGAAGCCCGCACACTGCCGGCCGTGCGAGTGTCACGGCGCGGTCGCGGATCGGGCCGGTACGCGCATCACCGCCGTAGGAGTTGACCGGCGCGGTGTCGACGAGCGTGGCGACGGCGGACGGGCTGCGGGTGCCCACGACGAGGTCGCCCTCCCGGTCACCGAGCCGCTCACACAGCTCTATGACCGGTGGCAGGCGGTCGATATCCAGCCTGCTGGACGAGGTCCGTCCGGCCCGATCGTTACGGCGTGGAGAACAGGCCGGGCCCGGGGGTTGTGGGGCCGTCGGCGCGGACGCCGTTGGTGACCCGTAGGAACTCCAGCTTTTCCGCGTCGGTGGAACCCGCGGCCACCGTGTAGACGACGAGGCGGATGTCGCAGCCCGGGACGGTGAGCACGTCGCAGTCGCACATCACGTCGCCCACCACGGGGTGTACGACGGTCTTGCGGGCCGAGACGTGCGGGCCGACCGTGCCCTCGCCCCACAGACGGGCGAACTCCGCGCTGGTGGAACGCAGTTCCTCGACAAGGTCGGTCAGCCCACGGTCGCGCGGGTAGTCGATGAGAGCTGTGCGCAGGTCGGCGACGAGGGCGGGTTTCAGGACGTCGTCGTCATGGAGCACGGGCCAGGACGCGAGCCGGCTGGGCCCTGCACCGAAGACCGCCCGTGCCAGGTTGCGCTCGTCGTGTGTCCGTGCGCCAGGGTCGCCCATCAGTACTGCCCATGCGGGGGTCCAGGACAGCAGGGTCCAGTCGGCGCTGAACACGCCCACGGGAAACTCCCCGAGGCGGGCCAGCATCCGTTGGACCCCGGCCGGGACATGCGTGGATACCGTTCCTTCCTGGGGAGGCAGAAGGCCGGCCAGCCGGTAGGCGTGATCGCGCTCCATGGGCTGCAGTTGCAGGGCCCTGGTCAGGCTCGCGACGACCTGCGCCGATGGGCTTTTGGCACGGCCCTGTTCCAAGCGGACCACATAGTCGACCGACAGCCCGGCCAGTTCTGCGAGCTCCTCACGTCGCAGCCCCACCGCGCGCCGTCCGGGCCGTGAGGTCAGTCCGACGTCGGCGGGCGAAAGGCGGTCGCGCCAGCGGTGCAGTGCCGTGCCCAGGGTCTCGTCCACTCGGCCATTGTGTCCGCCGGACCTTCGTCGTGCCTGGTACTGGCTGTCCTACCGTCACGGAGAGCACTGGTTGTCCTCTCGTCACGGGCCGAGAGTTGACGCATGACCACAACATTCATCACCGGAGCCAACAAGTCCCTCGGGCATGAGACCGCCCGTCGCTTGATCGAGGCCGGCCACACCGTCCTCGTCGGTGCGCGTGATCCGGAGCGCGGCCGGGCGGCCGCCGACGCACTCGGCGCCCGTTTCGTCCAGATCGATGTGACGGATGACGCGTCGGTGGCTGCGGCCGCCGCCGACATCGGGGCTCGCGAGGGCGGCATCGACGTCCTGATCAACAACGCAGGCGTCTTCGGGACGCACAGCCCCGCCGACCAGATCACGGCCGCTGACGCCAGTGAGGTGTTCGAGGTCAATGTCGTCGGGATCGTCCGGGTGACGCACGCGTTCCTGCCTTTGCTGCGCAAGTCCGCGAGCCCGGTCATCGTCAATGTGTCCAGCGGAATGGGATCGTTCGCGGTCACCCACGACGCAGAGCGCGTCGAGTCGAGGAACCTCGCGCCGCTCTACACGGCGTCGAAGGCTGCCGTGACCATGCTGACCACGCAGTACGCGAAGTCCTGGCCGGACGTGAAGGTGAACGCGGCCGACCCGGGCTACACAGCGACCGATTTCAACGGGCACAGCGGCCCGCAGACCGTGACCGAGGGCACCGACGCGATCGTCGAACTCGCCACCATCGGGCCGGACGGACCGACGGGAACCTACCGCGACCGTCATGGTGAGATGGCCTGGTGAACCACCCCTGGATGCGGGGCCGGTACTGGTAGTCCTCTCGTCGCAGAGGGCACCGCTTCTCCTGTCACCACAAGCCGCGAAGGACGGTTGGCAGCGGGGCCCGCCGGCCTTCTGCCCGGCGGGCCGTCCGACAGGAAGGCGCCCCTGCTCCAGCAGGGTGCTACCAGTGACGTAGCGGTACGGCAACGGGCGCCCACTCGCGATCCTGCTGACACCCGGCCAACGCCACGACAGCATCTGCACACGCCCCTCCCGGAACGCATCCCCGTCCCGCGCACCGGCCTCGGCCGCCCTCGCGGCAGGCCCGGGCAGTCCCTCCGGTCTGGCCGTGATCACCACTGTTCTTCCGGTGTCGCGACGCTTGCCGTGCCGTCGGCCGTGACGAATGGCTCCTGGCCGGGCTTCCGTGCGCCGACGCATGCAAGGGTGAGCGTGGCGGTCACGGCCAGCACCACAACAGCAGCTCCCGAGAGCAGAAAGGCGCTCTCGACTCCGGCGAGGGTGATGGCGGTCGAGGCCACAAAGGGGGAGGTCGCCAGGGCTCCTGCCACCCCGGCCTCCCACAGGCCGAGCGCCTTCGCCAGATGATGGCTCGGTATGCGCTGCTGCACCAGTGCGATCAGGGGAATGTCCGTGAGGGCCGAGGCCAGCCCCGTAGCGGTGAGAAGAACTGCCGCCATGGTCGTGGAGGTGACCGTTCCGAGCGGAGCCCGGAAGACCCCGAGCAGGGCCCATGCCAGCACCGCGGCCGGTGCGAGTCTGCGGATGCGCAGACCGGCCAGGAGCAGGGCGCCCACCACTTCAGCGACCCCGGCGACGCCGAGCAGCAGGCCGTACTGACCGCCCTGTCCCACGACCGCGACAAGCCCGACGGTCAGGAAGCCGTTGGTCAGTGCGAGCGCGAGCACGAAAGTCACGATGACCACGAGTACATCGGGAGCGGCCCGCACTGCCCTGAGCCCGGCGCCGAGATCGGACCACAGCCCCGTCTGACCGCTGGTCGGGGCGGGGCGGGTCACGCGGATGGCGGCCACGGCGGCCGCCGAGCCGAGAAAGGTCAGTCCGTTCACCACCAGCGCGGCCTGCAGCGAGCCGAAGGCCAACAGGGGCGCGAGCATGAGCGGGCCGACGAAGAAGGCGGCCCGGAAGGCGACTTGCAGCAGTCCGTTGGCCTGCTGGAGACGGCCGTCCGGCACGATCTGCGGGACGATGGCGTTGCGGGCCGGGGCGAACGGGGCGCCGATCAGCGCCAGAAGCGCCGTCGTCGCCACGAGCAGGGGAAGGTTCAGCAGGTCGAGCGAGAGCAGGACCAGAGCCACGGCTACGACGGCGACCCGGGCCAGGTCGGTGGCGATCATCAGTTGCCGGCGGTCGCGGCGGTCGGCGTACGAGGCGACGACGAAGGTGGCCACGAACGCGGGCGCGAACGCGGAGACGCTCACCACGGCGACGGCCGTGGGGTCCTTCGTCAGTGACCAGGCCAGCCAGGCGGTCGCGGCGGTGTACAGGCCGTCGCCGAAGCGGGAGATGCCCTGGCCGACGAAGAGAAGCAGGAAGTTGCGGTCCCTCAGCAGTGACATGGCGCCACTGTCGGGCCCCGTCAGGGGTCTGATCCACTTATTCGGCAGATGGCTAATCAGTCCCCCCGCCGTCTCCGTGCAGGAAGCGTTCCAAGCTGGGAGTCAGGCCCGCCACATGCCCGGACACGAGCCGGTACAGAACGTAGTAGCCCTCGCGGCGGCGCTCCAGCAGGCCCGCGTCCGCCAGCACGCGCAGGTGCTTGGACAGGGCAGCCTCGCTGACGCCGACGAGCGGGGCCAACTCCTGTGTGCTGCGCGGGCGTTCGGCGAGCAGCCGGAGGGCGCGCAGCCGGGTGTCGTCGGCGAGTGCGCGGAGTGTGCCGACGAGCTGGGTGGGTGGAATCCTTGGGCGGGCTTCCCGGACGATCGAGGAGACGGGGAAGACGAGCCCGAGAGGCCACGGACCGTCGCAGTTGACGCGTACGTGCGGCCACACATAGGCGCTGGGGGCGAGCACGAGTGTGTCGTCCTGGCCGACGGCGACCTCGTGGTCGTGCGGCCGCTCCAGCCAGAAGCGTTCGGCCTGCGGATCGCTGCGCACCTCCGGCCACAGTCCGCGCAGCATCCCGTACAGGCCCCGCTGCTCGATCTGGTGCCCGGCCTCGCTGACGCCGGCGGCGAGTTCGGGTTCGAGCCGAGCCCATTCCTCCTCGAACGCCTCCCGCCAGTAGCGCTCCAGCAGGCTCAGGAACCGCTCCAGCAACGCGCGCGGGTCGCCGAGGAGCATCGCGGCCATCGCTTCGTCGCTTTCCCGTGCGAGGCGCTCCCTCAACAGGCCGCGTACCTCCGGTTCGTCCAGCACACGCGGATCCCTGCCCTCACCGCCGCCCGGCCAGGGCGTGAGCAGGGGGACGGCGAACTCCAGGCGGACCAGCTCCGGATCCGCCCCACGCAGGGCAGCCAGTTCGTCGGCGAAGTCCGCCAGTCCACCGGTCGGCCGCGGAAACAGAAACTCGGGGAAATACGAGCGCACCGCGTAGGAGAACGCCTCGATCTCCCGCTTCAGCGCCGGGGACAGCTTACGCATCGCACGCACCCAACGGTGCTGGACGGGGTGGTGCTTGGGCTCCACCAGCACATGGAGACTCAGTACGGCTTCCATCGTCGGCGAGTAGGCGAACCCCACCCGCTCCGCACCACCGGCCGGAACCCGGAACACGATCGTCATGACCCGTCATCCTTCCCGCACGGCGTCCACGACGGCAGCCGTGACGCGCCGAGGTCTCGGCAGATGCAGTGCACCCGCCGGCCCATGATTGGCATGACGGTGATCGCAGGCCGTGCACAGCTCGACAGCGCATAACCGAAGTGGGACGGACATCGGGCTCCCGTCTCCGTCGACACTGGCCAGGCGGTGCCGCGCTCGAGGCGCGGCACCGAGACGGCGGCCTCGTTTCCGGAGGTCGTGGCGGGGGTCGTGCAGCTTCCGGACGCGACCGCGCTGGACGGCGTTGTGTGACCTGTACGGGTGTCTCAGACCCAAGGTGTCTCATACGGTGCACCTCCGTAGACGAGACGCGTTCACCTCCGAGGGTTCGGGGAGCCGAGGAAGCGACAGAGCCGTGCGGCCGGTCAGAACGCCGCGGACGACCACCGCGAATGAAGCGGATTCAGCGAGCGGCCGGCGCGGTCGTCGACGCAGCGGCGGCCCTGGGCGCCCCCTTCGAGTTTGGCCACCGGGAGTGTTCTCCGCGCGGGTTCCCGCGCCTGGTGCCGGTGGCGAGATGTGAGGAGGCGGTGGCTGGGACACCGGCGAGGCAACTGACGACACGCAGATGTCGGCGTACGCCTGAACGTGCTCAACCCCGCCCAGGTGAACGTGGTCAGTTGGTGATGCGCTGACCACGGGCTCTCGCCAGTCCGCTCAGACGGTCGACGGCACCGGGCGGCCAGCACTTCTCATCCCACCTTGATGACAACCTTGCCCGCACCGTGACCGTTCTCGACGGTGGCCAGGGCGGCCGGGGCGTCGGAGAACGGATGGACCGCAGTGATCACGGGTGCGAGAACTCCGTCGAGGGCCAGCCGGGCGGACCGCTCCAAACTCTCCCGGTCCAGGCGCCGCTCGACGAAGCGCCCACCGAGATCGGGCACAGACATGTCACCCACGGCGATGACGTTGCGGGGATCCCGGGCCAGCGGAGCGACCGTCCGCAGCGAGGCGCCTCCGACCAGGTCGACGATCCCGTCGAAGCCGTCCGGTACCAGCTCGCGGGCCGTGTCGACGACGTCCCCGGCGGTGTAGTCGACGAACCGCACCCCGATGGCCTCGGCCTGCTCGCGCTTGGCGGTACTCCCGGTGCCGATCACACGCAGCTCGCGCCCGACGGCCAGCCGGGCGACGGCGAGGCCGACCCCGCCCCCGACCCCGTTGACCAGGACCGTGGCACCGGCCGGGAGGCCGAGCTGGTCGAGCACGTCCACCGCGGTCGTCCCGGTCACGGGCAGCGTTGCCGCCACGGTCGCGGACAGGCCCGCTGGAATGCGCGCGGTGTTCGGCGCGGACAGCACCGTCGTCTCGGCGTAGGTGCCGCCACCAGTGAGTGCGAAGCCGAAGACCGCGTCACCCACCTCGAGCCCGTCGACGTCCTCGCCCCGGGCGAGAACGGTTCCCGCTGCCTCCATGCCAAGCACACGGGGAAACGGACGCCCGCCGTCGAGCCCGGGGACCAGACCCGAGCGCAGCATGTGGTCGAGGGGATTCACGCCGGCCACGTCGACCCGGATCAGCACCTCGCCGCGACCGGGGACGGGATCGGGACGATCGAAGAACTCCTGCACCTCGGGCCCGCCATACCTGCCGAAACCCCACGCCTGCCCCATCTTCTGCCGCCTCCCGTGTGACCGGCCCGGTGATTCCGGGCTCTGCCAGCCATCCTCACCTCTCACATCAATGTCAGGGGCAACCGACTGAGACGCAGGTCACAGCATCAGGCCAACCGTGCCGTCGGCTCCGGCGACTTGGACAACTCCGCCCGGTGCCGGCTGTTGGCCCTGATCAGCACGTCGAGCGCAGCCCTGGTCTCGATCAGGTGCGCGATGTCGGCGTCGATCCGCTCGCGCTCGCGCATCATCGCCGTGAACGTCTCCTCGGCGACGCCCAGGTCGCCCGGGACGTCCACACACGGCAGCACAGTCGCGATCACCCGGCTGGACATACCCGCGTCGAGCAGCTGCCGGATGAGCGACACGCGCTGGACCGCCGCAGCGGAATAGTGACGCTGCCCGGTATCGGAGCGTGAGCTGGTCAGCAGGCCCTGCTCTTCGTAGTACCGCAATGAGCGCGGACTCACGCCCGTGCGCGTGGACAGCTCGCCGATCCGCATTCCTGAGAGCCTACGCTCGCGTGCTCTGCCGGACACCTTCGCCGCTTTCCAGCGGTGGGCGGCATCAGAGCCGAAGGACATCGGCCTGTGGCTTCCTGAACTCGTGCGGCGACGGCGGCAGGAGAGCCCAGGGCCGCTCCCGGCCAGCGAGAATGGGCCGAGAGTGGGCGTAACTCCCCATCCGCGGGTCGACTGTCGAGCCGCACTGCGCGGGGTCCTTGAGCGGCTTGTCGGCTGGGCCCCTTGATGTGCATGTGGGCGGGCACAATGCGGTCCTCGTGTTCGCACCCGTGGTCGGCGTGGGCGCAGGGGTTAGAGCAGGTGTTGCGCCGGTAGGGGCGTACGGACCAGCGGCAGGACCAGGTCCATCGTGGACGTGTCGATGCCCTGTTCGATGACGTGCAGTCCGATCCCACGCTCGCGCAGGTCCGCGCCGAGGGTCACCAGGTGCAGCACGGAACGGGAGAGCCGGTCGAGCCGGGTCACCTTCAGCGTGTCGCCCCCACGCAGCAGCTGCATGACCAGGTCGAGCTTCGGGCGGGACGCCTTCGCGCCGCTCGCGGTGTCGAGGTGGATGTGGTCGCGGTCGACGCCGGCCCGCAGCATGGCGTCAATCTGGTGATCGGGGTTCTGGTCGGCGGTCGAAGACCCGCGCGTAGCCGATGAGCATGTGCCGGAACCTGTCGGTCAGACCGTTCACCGACGTTGATTCTCGGCGCGAGTTGCCGACACAGCCCACCTGCGGGTTCGTGATCAACGGTGCCGGTGTCGGCAGACGGTCGTTTGCCGACCCTCGCAGCCGTCGACCCGACCACCGCTACGCTCACACAAAGGAACGATAATTACAGAGTGCTACTTGACGCTTGGTGGCGGCTTGGGGATACAGGGCCTCCTCAACCGCCGCTGGCTGCGGCGTTCCTGCGCCGCAGCCAGTGCCACCACCGGCTCTGTGGCCGTTGGGTGGACATGGCAAGCACTGTCTCCAGCGCGTTGCGGGTGCTCAAGGTATGTGTGTGCTCGTCGCCCAGGATGCGGACGCGGTCATCGAGGGTTCGGCGCAGCAGCTGTATCGCCTCGGCCTGCTCACCTGCACTGGTCAAAGCGAGAGCGAGGTTGTGGCGACTGGCAAGGGTGTCCGGGTGCTCGGGGCCCAGGATGCGGGTGCGGTCCTCCAGGGTCTGCCGGTGCAGGCGCACCGCTTGTGCGTGCTCGCCCATCCCGTCCAGGGCGAGACCGAGGCTGTCCCGGCTGGCCAGCGTATGCGGATGCTCGTCGCCCAGAATGCGGGCGTGGTCGTTGAGCGCCTGCCGCAGCAGCTGTACCGCTTCCGTCTGCTCACCTGCCCTGGTCAGGGCGCTGGCGAGGTTGTGGCGGCTGAGCAGGGTGAGGTGGTGCTCGGGGCCCAGGACACGGATGCGGTCCTCCAGGGTCTGCCGGTGCAGGCGCACCCCTAGTGCGTGCTCGCCCATCCCGTCCAGGGCGAGACCGAG
The window above is part of the Streptomyces sp. NBC_00425 genome. Proteins encoded here:
- a CDS encoding SDR family NAD(P)-dependent oxidoreductase — protein: MTTTFITGANKSLGHETARRLIEAGHTVLVGARDPERGRAAADALGARFVQIDVTDDASVAAAAADIGAREGGIDVLINNAGVFGTHSPADQITAADASEVFEVNVVGIVRVTHAFLPLLRKSASPVIVNVSSGMGSFAVTHDAERVESRNLAPLYTASKAAVTMLTTQYAKSWPDVKVNAADPGYTATDFNGHSGPQTVTEGTDAIVELATIGPDGPTGTYRDRHGEMAW
- a CDS encoding helix-turn-helix transcriptional regulator, producing MDETLGTALHRWRDRLSPADVGLTSRPGRRAVGLRREELAELAGLSVDYVVRLEQGRAKSPSAQVVASLTRALQLQPMERDHAYRLAGLLPPQEGTVSTHVPAGVQRMLARLGEFPVGVFSADWTLLSWTPAWAVLMGDPGARTHDERNLARAVFGAGPSRLASWPVLHDDDVLKPALVADLRTALIDYPRDRGLTDLVEELRSTSAEFARLWGEGTVGPHVSARKTVVHPVVGDVMCDCDVLTVPGCDIRLVVYTVAAGSTDAEKLEFLRVTNGVRADGPTTPGPGLFSTP
- a CDS encoding NADP-dependent oxidoreductase, giving the protein MGQAWGFGRYGGPEVQEFFDRPDPVPGRGEVLIRVDVAGVNPLDHMLRSGLVPGLDGGRPFPRVLGMEAAGTVLARGEDVDGLEVGDAVFGFALTGGGTYAETTVLSAPNTARIPAGLSATVAATLPVTGTTAVDVLDQLGLPAGATVLVNGVGGGVGLAVARLAVGRELRVIGTGSTAKREQAEAIGVRFVDYTAGDVVDTARELVPDGFDGIVDLVGGASLRTVAPLARDPRNVIAVGDMSVPDLGGRFVERRLDRESLERSARLALDGVLAPVITAVHPFSDAPAALATVENGHGAGKVVIKVG
- a CDS encoding MerR family transcriptional regulator, whose protein sequence is MRIGELSTRTGVSPRSLRYYEEQGLLTSSRSDTGQRHYSAAAVQRVSLIRQLLDAGMSSRVIATVLPCVDVPGDLGVAEETFTAMMRERERIDADIAHLIETRAALDVLIRANSRHRAELSKSPEPTARLA
- a CDS encoding recombinase family protein; this encodes MLRAGVDRDHIHLDTASGAKASRPKLDLVMQLLRGGDTLKVTRLDRLSRSVLHLVTLGADLRERGIGLHVIEQGIDTSTMDLVLPLVRTPLPAQHLL
- a CDS encoding MFS transporter, producing the protein MSLLRDRNFLLLFVGQGISRFGDGLYTAATAWLAWSLTKDPTAVAVVSVSAFAPAFVATFVVASYADRRDRRQLMIATDLARVAVVAVALVLLSLDLLNLPLLVATTALLALIGAPFAPARNAIVPQIVPDGRLQQANGLLQVAFRAAFFVGPLMLAPLLAFGSLQAALVVNGLTFLGSAAAVAAIRVTRPAPTSGQTGLWSDLGAGLRAVRAAPDVLVVIVTFVLALALTNGFLTVGLVAVVGQGGQYGLLLGVAGVAEVVGALLLAGLRIRRLAPAAVLAWALLGVFRAPLGTVTSTTMAAVLLTATGLASALTDIPLIALVQQRIPSHHLAKALGLWEAGVAGALATSPFVASTAITLAGVESAFLLSGAAVVVLAVTATLTLACVGARKPGQEPFVTADGTASVATPEEQW
- a CDS encoding ArsR/SmtB family transcription factor; its protein translation is MTIVFRVPAGGAERVGFAYSPTMEAVLSLHVLVEPKHHPVQHRWVRAMRKLSPALKREIEAFSYAVRSYFPEFLFPRPTGGLADFADELAALRGADPELVRLEFAVPLLTPWPGGGEGRDPRVLDEPEVRGLLRERLARESDEAMAAMLLGDPRALLERFLSLLERYWREAFEEEWARLEPELAAGVSEAGHQIEQRGLYGMLRGLWPEVRSDPQAERFWLERPHDHEVAVGQDDTLVLAPSAYVWPHVRVNCDGPWPLGLVFPVSSIVREARPRIPPTQLVGTLRALADDTRLRALRLLAERPRSTQELAPLVGVSEAALSKHLRVLADAGLLERRREGYYVLYRLVSGHVAGLTPSLERFLHGDGGGTD